The region CGCCGGAATTAGTTGAATGAGAGAGGGACGGCCTTAGGCCGTCCCTCTCTCGCTTTATTCTCTCGCTTTATATTATATTTATATCTACAGGAATCTCCCCCCTGCGCCGGGAGCCCTTTCGGCTTACTGCCGTGAAAAGAATCTCCTCCGACGTAGTATAAGAAAGTCCCGCTTTTATATCTTCCTTCTGCTATATCCATACGGCCCCGCCGCTCCGGCGGCCGCTGCGGGTGCGGCGCTCCCCGCCGCGGGCCTATAGCCGGACCGGACCGCGTGCTCTCGCTCGCCCCCATCCGGCTCCGCTTCTCTACGCCCTTGAACTCAACGGTGAAATTCGTGAGATGGCAGTCTCGCTGGCGGCCTTTTGGCTGACGCCTTGCGGCGGCTGTGATTTCGCAGGAATCTGCCTGCTTTTGATATTCTTATGCGCGGTTAAAGATTGTGTTATAATATACTAAAGTTCATTAAACATTCTATGTCGTTGTTTATTGTTCTTTTTATACCGTCTTTTAAGAATGTATAGGGGCGTCGATTATGATTTATCTGACTGATTATATTGGCGGCAGCGCCGTCAGGATGTGTTATATACATCCGACGCGAGCGGATAAATGCGTCAAGGTCGTGAAGGACGAGAAGGATTTGTCTCTGCTCACGCTTGAGATCGGCATCGCAAAGCTGGTGTCGTCTTTTCTTGAAGGGCATGTCGTCGCCTATGAGGACGAGCTTGTCGAGACGGATAAAGGGCCTGGCATGGTCTGCGATCTTGTCAGGAATTCCGACGGCACTGTCGCGCCCGCTTTGATAACCTATCAGGAGTCCGGCGGCGATATCGGCGAGATCGAGCCTGATCTGCGCTCCGTGCTGCGCCGTCTTGTCCAATATAATCTGTTTTTCTATGATTTCAACAGGGGTAATTTCGTCGTAAAGACTACCTGCACCGGAGAAAAGAGGGTGGTGTTCATAGACCTCAAGGGCTTTCACACGAACGGCTATATGGGGTTTCTGAAGACGGAGCGTTATGTGGCTCCGTTCGCGCGTATCATTATGTTCCGGCGTATGCGGAGGCTTTACAGCGAGCTCGGTATCAACGGTTTTCCGCTCGACGGCCTTTGCAGGGAGAAGATGTTCAGCTCCTTCTGGGTAGACGTCAAGCTTTAGGCTTTTTATATATTTTCCCTTTTATTCTTCATGCCCTGTAAACGCGGACGCCGGCCTGCTCTTGAAGCGGCCGGCGTCCGCGTTTTTGTTTTTTGCTGATTTTTATTTTTCCGCGCCGCCGCGCCGTTCCGACGCCCAGTCGTCGAAGCGGCGGCTGATGATTTCGGCGAGGGCTTTGTAGTAATTTTCGTCGAAGGGTACGAAGAGATATTCTTCGTCCTGCATTTCGCCGGATTCGCAGCGTTCTTTGCCGAAGCATCGCTCGGCGTAATCGTCCACATCTTTGGGATAGAACGGTTCGTCCGTGTCGGAGTAGTCGTAGTAGCTCCACGCGAAGGCGTCGCCCGTTTCGTCGAAGAGCGTGTGCAGCAGCCTGCCGCCGAGCTCGCCGCGGACGAATTCGCGCAGGTCCGTTTTTTCGCCTTCGAGGACTTGTTTCATGACGTTTCCGTATTTTCTTGTGAAGTCCGCGCTCATGAGGCCGCGCTCTATGCACCAGCGGAGGTATATCGCCATGTGTCCGTAAGCCGTTATTTCATCCAGCGGCAGATTTTTCCCGCGCAGGTCCTTGAGGTGCCATTCTGCGTCGTCCATCAGCTCCGGCGGAATTTCGTCCGCGCCGCCGTCGCATGTGTTCGGGCGCCGCGGGTCTACGACGAAGCTTGTTCCAGCGTCCGCTAGCCTGGAAGAGAGCCCGTCTGCGCCGTGGGCTGTTTTGTAGTCCAGCTCTTCCTGGTATATCGGGATTACGAGGTAGAAGCATACTTTTTCGCCGCCGGGCAGAGCCGCGCGGAAGGCTTCTTTTTTGACGTTCTGCGGCGCGGCGAGGAAGGCGGCGCAGAGCTCCGTGTCGCGCGAGAAGGCGCGCCCGCCGCCTATTGTGTGCCCCCAGCCTATCCATGTATCCGGCTCGGAGGCTATTTCCGCAATCCAGCGCAGTACGTTTGCGGGCCACTGCCAGACGTCGCCGCCGTCCGAGATTTTCCAGTCCTTCGGCAGGCATATCATGAGCTCCGCACGCGACATGTCGCTGTCTTTCAGCTCTTCCGGCAGGTCCATGACGTGCGCGCCTGCGCCGCATGTGACGAGAGTGTAGTAGTCGCGCTCGATCGACGGCGGGATTATGCAGATGTCCGCGCAGACGCCGCCGGGATTGTTGTCGTGCGATATGGTTTTTATCTTTCCGTAGTATTTTTCGATGTGGGCGGTTA is a window of Cloacibacillus sp. An23 DNA encoding:
- a CDS encoding YrbL family protein → MIYLTDYIGGSAVRMCYIHPTRADKCVKVVKDEKDLSLLTLEIGIAKLVSSFLEGHVVAYEDELVETDKGPGMVCDLVRNSDGTVAPALITYQESGGDIGEIEPDLRSVLRRLVQYNLFFYDFNRGNFVVKTTCTGEKRVVFIDLKGFHTNGYMGFLKTERYVAPFARIIMFRRMRRLYSELGINGFPLDGLCREKMFSSFWVDVKL
- a CDS encoding suppressor of fused domain protein, which produces MDETLRPDGADDGGTEDETRRGAPSLLGEDDVAMLEYYLADDGARSYFGRGMQFLDDFIESGIKEGRFTEEQAAEDLQIALWYAYIYNNLDQYGAYWSVAERMPASEKNAKGCGAWYYRYACALMYTGQLEKAREYTEKGLVEEPSYPWGWLTAGKLRAHFGDKAGALEAAARGLELVPGDYEFTTLRREIEEGRTLEEMEFHWINPDYDADLQEGLDADAEAKLRQIDCIVLDKEKLDRIKAIFNIETLDRVGPFRRFTYKGGAREIDMVFRMNEAGLSKTSQEWLTELRGKIDGEWAEITDAEGRTYPLAGIALSLDYTTEAYYLADAESGEAFVVRRDKNGGIIAQKNDETPERETEYYTEDETAAITAHIEKYYGKIKTISHDNNPGGVCADICIIPPSIERDYYTLVTCGAGAHVMDLPEELKDSDMSRAELMICLPKDWKISDGGDVWQWPANVLRWIAEIASEPDTWIGWGHTIGGGRAFSRDTELCAAFLAAPQNVKKEAFRAALPGGEKVCFYLVIPIYQEELDYKTAHGADGLSSRLADAGTSFVVDPRRPNTCDGGADEIPPELMDDAEWHLKDLRGKNLPLDEITAYGHMAIYLRWCIERGLMSADFTRKYGNVMKQVLEGEKTDLREFVRGELGGRLLHTLFDETGDAFAWSYYDYSDTDEPFYPKDVDDYAERCFGKERCESGEMQDEEYLFVPFDENYYKALAEIISRRFDDWASERRGGAEK